Proteins encoded by one window of Cylindrospermum stagnale PCC 7417:
- a CDS encoding non-ribosomal peptide synthetase, translated as MKYSQNKCIHQVFAEQVEKTPDAVAVVFENQQLTYRELNAKANQLAHYLQGMGVGSEVLVGLCVERSIEVIIGILGILKAGGAYVPLDPAYPQERLAFMLEDTNLKVLLTKTEWIEILPVTTASVILLDADWQKIEQHSQQNPVCDATPENLAYLIYTSGSTGKPKGVQMPHASICSYIKAIAKIILVNSNDIYLHTASFSFTASVRQLFLPLSQGATSIIATREQTKTPLSLFELIQTQGVTISDGVPSVWRYGLMALESLEQKYTRALSESKLRLIIFGGELLPYQLIKKLRNLFQTPPRFFNILGQTESIGNGFYPIPDDCNLEEGYVPVGNPLEKIQQVYVLNSQLEPVKIGESGELHIAGSTLARGYLNRTQANAEKFIDNPFEPQQRLFKTGDVARYSSNGSLEILGRIDFQVNIRGMRVELEEIESVLKLHPHVREGVVTLREDIPGDQRLTAYIVANNQTSNWGEIRSFLEQKLPDYMVPNAFVLMEKLPVLPNGKLDRNSLPAPNISADIRNFVAPRTPKEQVIANIWAEVLGLEKVGIYDNFLELGGHSLLASLVISRLREALSVELSVSVFFESLTVAILSEHIEDSYDHNQQNQTLPILESIDRSVELQLSLIQQRFWFLDQMEGANAAYNIARALRLVGRLNLTALQQAIESIIQRHETLRTSFGIVDEKPVQFIAATVPFTLPLVDLQELPEVEQLTELQRLITAEYTQPFDLSTAPLLRVKIICLESDSHVLLVTMHHIISDAWSVGIFLKELSGFYGVSPLPDLQIQYADYAYWQRQLQQNNIITTQLNYWKQQLADAPPVIELTTDRPRSAMQTFRGSIQRFKLGDDLTNKLKTLSQKSGTSLFMTLQAAFATLLYRYTGQEDIVIGSPITNRNRPALEPLIGFFVNTLVLRTRLENNPTFRELLAQVRQVALNAYAHQDVPFDQLVEVLQPQRHLSHSPLFQVMFVLQNSPVEKPKLPGLTVTQIELDRPTAGATFDLTLSMQEIDSELRGAFEYNANLFDAETIARMVKHFQTLVEAIVTNPDERVGQLPLLTAAEQHQLLVEWNNTQTDYPQNKCVHELVTEQAEKTPDAVALVFENQQLTYRQLNLQANQLAHYLQSLGVEKETLVGVFLERSFEMIVGFLGILKASGAYVPLDPNYPPERLNYMVADSQMSVILTHSSLLPHLSSTLEQAQTKIICWDQDIETITSQSLDDPINNVQPANLAYVIYTSGSTGQPKAVLIQHSALLNLVFWHLKNFEVKSSDRTTQLAGTAFDAAVWELWPYLVVGASIYLIKSEFLLSPKTLQEQLISQNITVSFIPTPLAEKLCVLAWSNNTALRIILTGGDRLNHYPSDTLPFKFFNNYGPTENTVVTTSGQILPGGLGSKFPPIGRPIANTQVYILDRYLQPVPIGVSGELYLGGVGLARGYLNRKDLTSERFIANPFVEDERLYKTGDLARFLPDGNIEFLGRIDHQVKIRGFRIELGEIETLLSQHPQVQQAVVIVREDDPGNKYLTAYIVSETETLTSSKLRQFLKEHLPEYMIPAAFVTLKALPLTPNGKVDRRVLPKPETTNSELEAAFVAPRTWLEEQLAEIWCTVLHREKVGIYDNFFELGGHSLLITSVISRIRESLSIAIPLHSLFAAPTIAALSQVITARQLEVQEQSKSGITFDTLQPLVPQLRDTYIPLSFAQESIWRLQQSDPESSAYNSFSVLRFTGSLSVSVLESSFNEIIRRHEILRTTFTVVEGQPVQIITPSLTIPLEIIDLQNLPQRERISEAQRLAALEYQRHFDLASVPLIKTTLLRLAPEEHWLIINIHHIITDGWSFSLLLEELRILYEAFANGLPSPLPELPVQYADFTLWQRKYFNENVIEQQLAYWLQKLTNTSLASDVVSSNQPQMSHSASASIYSVILPANLVASIEALSRSQRVSLFTIILTALKILLFKYTGKNEILVLVTVGNRSPVETEKMLGCFINDVILRSALLPKGDAKGERSSAECKAHAPRTLSHLSSEQTGITLLEEIKETLTEAINNKEIACETVIDAITSKQPLNISASLTMLPPQNWHDWSLDVDFVSIKRDLNLWDQEIPLEIYVSSPSVNNPTIEIKVLYSTELFTNETIEFLFSYYQEILQKLVQNPTSQVSEFAKDLSL; from the coding sequence ATGAAATATTCTCAAAATAAGTGTATTCATCAAGTGTTTGCAGAGCAGGTAGAAAAAACACCTGATGCAGTAGCAGTTGTATTTGAAAATCAGCAATTGACCTACAGAGAATTGAATGCAAAAGCTAATCAACTGGCACATTACTTGCAAGGGATGGGGGTAGGTTCAGAAGTATTAGTGGGTCTATGCGTAGAGCGTTCTATTGAAGTAATTATCGGAATTCTCGGTATCCTCAAAGCGGGTGGAGCTTATGTTCCTTTAGACCCTGCTTATCCCCAAGAACGTCTGGCATTTATGTTAGAGGATACTAACTTAAAAGTGCTTTTAACTAAAACAGAATGGATAGAGATACTACCTGTTACTACCGCTTCAGTGATTCTTCTTGATGCAGACTGGCAGAAAATTGAGCAACACAGCCAACAGAATCCTGTGTGTGATGCAACACCAGAAAACCTCGCTTACTTAATATATACTTCTGGCTCTACTGGCAAGCCAAAAGGAGTACAAATGCCTCATGCGAGTATTTGTAGTTATATTAAGGCGATCGCTAAAATAATCCTAGTCAATAGCAACGATATTTATCTCCACACAGCATCTTTCTCATTTACTGCCTCAGTCAGACAATTATTCTTGCCTTTATCCCAAGGTGCTACAAGTATCATTGCTACTCGCGAACAAACTAAAACTCCCCTCAGTCTATTTGAATTAATCCAAACACAGGGTGTCACTATCTCTGATGGTGTACCTTCCGTGTGGCGTTATGGACTGATGGCTTTAGAAAGTTTAGAGCAAAAATATACAAGAGCACTGAGTGAATCAAAATTAAGATTAATAATATTTGGTGGCGAATTACTACCCTATCAACTAATTAAAAAGTTACGCAACCTGTTTCAAACACCACCCCGGTTTTTTAATATCTTAGGTCAAACAGAAAGTATTGGAAATGGTTTTTATCCCATTCCAGATGACTGCAACCTTGAAGAGGGATATGTACCAGTTGGTAATCCTCTGGAAAAGATTCAGCAGGTTTACGTACTCAACTCCCAACTTGAGCCAGTAAAAATTGGTGAGTCTGGGGAACTACATATTGCAGGTTCTACCTTAGCTCGTGGCTATCTAAACCGGACTCAAGCGAATGCTGAAAAATTTATTGATAATCCTTTTGAGCCACAACAGCGACTTTTCAAAACTGGTGATGTCGCTCGCTACTCCAGCAACGGTAGTTTAGAAATTCTTGGTCGGATCGACTTTCAGGTAAATATCCGAGGGATGCGAGTTGAACTAGAAGAAATCGAATCTGTATTGAAACTTCATCCCCATGTCCGGGAAGGTGTCGTCACCCTTAGAGAAGATATCCCAGGAGACCAGCGACTAACAGCCTATATTGTAGCTAATAATCAAACCTCTAATTGGGGAGAAATTCGCAGTTTTTTAGAGCAGAAACTACCAGATTATATGGTTCCTAATGCCTTTGTGCTGATGGAGAAACTGCCAGTATTACCCAACGGCAAATTAGACCGCAACAGTTTACCTGCACCAAATATATCTGCTGATATTCGTAACTTTGTTGCACCCCGTACCCCAAAAGAACAAGTTATAGCTAACATTTGGGCGGAAGTTTTAGGATTAGAAAAAGTAGGCATTTATGACAATTTTTTAGAATTGGGAGGGCATTCGCTGCTTGCCAGTTTAGTTATATCTAGATTGCGCGAAGCCTTATCTGTGGAATTATCGGTCAGCGTTTTCTTTGAATCGCTTACTGTAGCCATTTTAAGCGAACATATTGAAGATTCCTATGATCACAACCAGCAAAATCAAACCTTACCAATATTAGAGTCAATTGACCGTTCTGTTGAATTACAATTATCTTTGATTCAGCAGCGATTTTGGTTTCTGGATCAAATGGAAGGGGCAAATGCTGCCTACAATATTGCTAGAGCGTTGCGTTTAGTTGGTCGGCTGAATTTAACAGCACTCCAACAAGCTATAGAGTCAATTATTCAACGCCATGAAACCCTGCGTACTTCCTTTGGCATTGTAGATGAAAAACCAGTGCAATTTATTGCTGCAACTGTACCATTTACTTTACCATTAGTGGACTTACAAGAATTACCAGAAGTTGAGCAACTGACTGAATTACAAAGATTAATTACCGCAGAATATACACAACCTTTTGATTTAAGCACAGCACCTTTATTAAGAGTTAAAATAATTTGCCTAGAGTCAGATTCCCATGTGTTGCTGGTGACAATGCACCATATTATATCTGATGCTTGGTCAGTAGGAATTTTTCTCAAAGAATTGTCTGGTTTCTATGGAGTTTCTCCCTTACCAGATTTGCAGATTCAGTATGCAGATTACGCTTACTGGCAACGTCAATTGCAGCAAAACAATATTATCACCACCCAGCTAAACTACTGGAAACAACAGTTAGCAGATGCTCCACCTGTAATAGAATTAACAACCGACCGACCGCGTTCTGCTATGCAGACATTTCGAGGTAGTATCCAGAGGTTTAAGTTGGGTGATGACCTGACAAACAAACTGAAAACCCTCAGTCAGAAGTCAGGTACTTCCCTATTTATGACTCTCCAAGCGGCTTTTGCGACGTTGCTTTATCGCTACACTGGTCAGGAAGATATTGTCATCGGCTCTCCCATTACTAACCGCAACCGTCCAGCCCTTGAGCCATTAATTGGTTTTTTTGTCAACACTCTGGTTTTACGCACCCGCTTAGAGAACAACCCCACATTTAGAGAACTACTAGCGCAGGTACGACAGGTTGCGCTCAATGCTTACGCTCACCAAGATGTACCTTTTGATCAATTAGTTGAAGTTCTCCAACCACAACGTCACCTCAGCCATAGTCCGCTATTCCAGGTGATGTTTGTATTGCAAAATTCCCCAGTCGAAAAACCAAAACTGCCAGGTTTGACTGTAACGCAGATCGAATTAGACAGACCAACAGCAGGAGCAACTTTTGATTTAACCCTGTCAATGCAAGAAATAGACTCAGAACTCAGGGGAGCATTTGAATATAATGCTAACTTGTTTGATGCTGAGACTATTGCCCGGATGGTAAAGCATTTTCAAACTTTGGTAGAGGCTATTGTTACTAATCCAGATGAGCGAGTCGGACAATTACCACTCCTAACAGCAGCAGAACAACATCAGTTACTGGTGGAATGGAATAATACACAAACTGATTACCCACAAAATAAATGTGTTCATGAATTAGTAACAGAACAAGCAGAAAAAACACCTGATGCAGTGGCATTAGTGTTTGAGAATCAGCAATTAACCTACCGACAATTAAATCTACAAGCTAACCAACTAGCCCATTATTTGCAGTCTCTAGGCGTAGAAAAAGAAACTTTAGTGGGTGTTTTTTTAGAACGCTCTTTTGAAATGATAGTGGGATTTTTGGGCATTTTGAAAGCTAGTGGTGCTTATGTTCCCCTAGATCCCAATTATCCGCCAGAACGCCTCAATTATATGGTGGCAGATTCACAAATGTCGGTTATCTTGACTCATTCTTCATTACTGCCACATTTATCCTCGACGCTAGAGCAAGCACAAACCAAAATCATCTGTTGGGATCAAGATATAGAAACTATTACAAGTCAGAGTTTGGATGATCCTATTAATAATGTTCAACCTGCAAATTTAGCTTATGTAATCTATACTTCTGGTTCTACAGGACAACCGAAAGCTGTGCTAATTCAACATTCAGCACTGTTAAATCTAGTGTTTTGGCACTTAAAGAATTTTGAAGTTAAATCATCAGACCGAACGACACAGTTAGCAGGAACAGCGTTTGATGCTGCTGTCTGGGAATTATGGCCTTATTTAGTAGTCGGGGCAAGTATATATTTAATTAAATCAGAGTTTCTGCTTTCACCAAAAACCCTCCAAGAGCAGTTAATATCACAAAATATTACTGTTAGTTTTATTCCTACACCCTTAGCAGAAAAATTATGTGTTTTAGCATGGTCAAACAATACAGCTTTGCGAATTATCTTAACTGGTGGAGATAGATTGAATCATTATCCATCAGATACATTACCATTTAAGTTTTTTAATAACTACGGCCCCACAGAAAATACTGTAGTTACAACTTCTGGTCAAATTTTACCTGGAGGATTAGGAAGTAAATTTCCGCCTATTGGTCGTCCCATTGCCAACACCCAAGTGTACATTCTCGACCGCTATCTGCAACCCGTTCCCATTGGTGTTTCTGGAGAGCTATACCTTGGTGGTGTAGGTTTAGCTAGGGGGTATTTGAATCGAAAAGACTTAACATCTGAGCGATTTATTGCTAATCCTTTTGTGGAAGATGAGCGACTTTATAAAACTGGAGACTTGGCACGCTTTTTACCAGATGGAAATATTGAATTTCTGGGACGCATTGATCACCAAGTTAAAATTCGCGGGTTTCGGATTGAATTAGGAGAAATTGAAACGCTATTGAGCCAACATCCCCAAGTTCAACAAGCGGTGGTAATTGTCCGGGAAGACGATCCAGGAAATAAATATTTAACGGCTTATATTGTGAGTGAAACAGAAACATTGACCAGTAGTAAATTGCGTCAGTTTCTGAAAGAACACCTGCCTGAATATATGATACCAGCGGCTTTTGTGACGCTCAAAGCCTTACCCCTGACTCCTAATGGTAAAGTTGATCGTCGGGTTTTGCCAAAGCCAGAGACAACAAATTCAGAACTAGAAGCTGCTTTTGTTGCACCCCGTACTTGGCTAGAAGAACAACTAGCCGAAATCTGGTGTACAGTGTTACATCGGGAGAAGGTAGGCATCTATGATAACTTCTTTGAACTGGGGGGACACTCTCTCCTGATAACATCTGTAATATCTCGCATTCGAGAAAGTTTGTCCATAGCAATTCCTCTCCATTCTCTATTTGCAGCACCCACTATAGCTGCACTTAGTCAAGTAATAACTGCTCGTCAGCTAGAGGTACAGGAACAAAGTAAAAGTGGTATAACCTTTGACACCTTACAACCTCTTGTCCCTCAATTACGAGACACATATATCCCACTGTCTTTTGCACAAGAGTCTATATGGCGTTTGCAACAATCAGATCCTGAAAGTTCTGCCTACAATAGCTTTTCTGTTTTACGTTTCACTGGCTCCCTCTCTGTAAGCGTGTTGGAGTCTAGCTTCAATGAGATTATTCGCCGTCATGAAATATTACGTACTACCTTTACTGTAGTAGAAGGTCAACCCGTACAAATCATTACCCCATCCCTGACCATACCGTTGGAGATCATAGACTTACAAAACCTACCTCAGAGAGAGCGAATATCTGAAGCACAAAGACTTGCTGCTCTGGAATATCAGCGCCATTTTGATCTAGCTTCAGTCCCTCTGATCAAAACAACCTTGCTGCGATTAGCTCCAGAAGAGCATTGGTTGATAATAAATATTCACCATATTATTACAGATGGGTGGTCATTTAGCCTGTTGTTGGAGGAGTTACGAATACTCTATGAAGCTTTTGCCAATGGTTTACCTTCACCCCTACCCGAATTACCTGTTCAGTACGCAGATTTTACCCTCTGGCAACGGAAATACTTTAATGAAAATGTAATAGAACAGCAACTTGCTTATTGGCTGCAAAAACTGACTAATACTTCACTAGCATCTGATGTGGTTTCTAGCAATCAGCCACAGATGAGTCACAGCGCAAGCGCATCTATTTATTCTGTAATTCTGCCAGCCAATCTTGTGGCATCAATCGAAGCTCTCAGCCGTTCTCAAAGAGTTAGTCTCTTTACCATTATCCTTACTGCTCTGAAGATACTTTTGTTCAAGTACACTGGTAAAAACGAAATTTTAGTACTGGTAACAGTTGGTAATCGTAGTCCAGTCGAAACTGAAAAAATGCTCGGTTGCTTCATCAACGACGTAATTTTGCGATCTGCGCTTCTCCCAAAGGGAGACGCCAAGGGCGAACGCAGCAGCGCTGAGTGCAAAGCACACGCTCCGCGAACGCTATCGCATCTCTCCTCTGAGCAAACAGGAATTACTCTTTTAGAAGAGATCAAAGAAACTCTCACAGAAGCAATCAACAATAAAGAGATTGCTTGTGAAACAGTCATTGATGCTATTACTAGCAAACAACCACTTAACATCTCCGCATCCCTGACTATGCTACCTCCACAAAATTGGCATGACTGGAGCTTAGATGTAGACTTTGTATCAATTAAGCGTGATCTCAACTTGTGGGATCAGGAAATTCCTTTAGAGATTTATGTTTCTTCACCTTCTGTAAATAATCCAACCATTGAAATTAAAGTCTTGTACAGCACAGAGCTATTTACAAATGAAACCATCGAGTTTCTGTTTAGCTATTACCAGGAAATTCTCCAGAAGCTCGTCCAAAATCCAACCAGCCAGGTTTCTGAATTTGCAAAGGACCTAAGTCTTTAA
- a CDS encoding ferrochelatase → MVATPQIKDQLQHTHEHLSGQDRVAVLLMGYGEVESYEDFANYNEQALNLLTAKFAPVPTWIYPPLAKLLALFDRHEWGHTHHDFISPHNAIFEQQRAGIEHELQHKWGGGVQVFKAFNFCAPFLPNQVLAEIKNQGFDKILIYPLLVVDSIFTSGIAIEQVNNAFAELADGDESWVKGIRYIPSFYNEPEYIKLMARLVEEKINADVAAAYLPSQIGIVLMNHGCPHKAKGFTSGIVESQTLYDLVREELINRYPLISVGWLNHDTPLIEWTQPDATQAAKNLIQLGAKIILFMPIGFATENHETLLDVHHIIHALEKQYSGVDYVQMPCVNDNPQFLSMAAEWANAHIAELMQEQAKAINPQLAEHHHHHHHH, encoded by the coding sequence GTGGTTGCCACGCCCCAAATAAAAGACCAACTGCAACACACCCACGAGCATCTATCAGGTCAAGACCGTGTAGCCGTATTGCTCATGGGCTACGGCGAAGTCGAAAGCTACGAAGATTTCGCTAACTATAACGAACAGGCTTTAAATCTACTCACAGCAAAATTCGCACCAGTCCCAACCTGGATTTATCCCCCCCTAGCAAAGCTTTTGGCGCTATTCGATCGCCATGAGTGGGGACACACACACCACGATTTTATCTCCCCACACAATGCCATCTTTGAACAGCAACGGGCTGGTATTGAACACGAATTACAACACAAGTGGGGCGGTGGTGTCCAAGTCTTTAAAGCCTTCAACTTCTGCGCTCCCTTCCTGCCGAATCAAGTTCTGGCAGAAATCAAAAACCAAGGCTTTGATAAAATCTTAATTTATCCACTACTGGTTGTGGATTCCATCTTTACCAGTGGCATTGCTATCGAGCAAGTTAATAATGCCTTCGCCGAATTGGCTGATGGTGATGAAAGTTGGGTAAAAGGAATACGCTATATTCCTTCTTTCTACAACGAACCAGAATACATCAAATTGATGGCGCGTTTGGTTGAGGAGAAAATCAATGCTGACGTAGCAGCAGCTTATCTACCTTCCCAAATCGGCATTGTGTTAATGAATCACGGTTGTCCTCACAAAGCCAAAGGATTCACCTCTGGGATTGTTGAAAGTCAGACACTGTATGATTTAGTACGGGAAGAGTTAATTAACCGCTATCCCTTAATATCGGTGGGTTGGCTCAACCATGACACACCCCTAATCGAATGGACTCAGCCAGATGCCACCCAAGCGGCTAAAAACCTGATTCAATTGGGTGCAAAGATCATCCTCTTTATGCCCATTGGCTTTGCAACAGAAAACCACGAAACCCTGTTAGATGTCCACCACATCATCCATGCTTTAGAGAAACAGTATTCCGGTGTGGACTATGTGCAAATGCCTTGTGTTAACGACAATCCACAATTTCTATCGATGGCCGCTGAATGGGCCAATGCTCATATTGCTGAATTGATGCAAGAACAAGCAAAGGCAATTAATCCCCAGTTAGCTGAACATCATCACCATCATCACCACCATTAA
- the ilvB gene encoding biosynthetic-type acetolactate synthase large subunit → MRSLSPISPAQSENQTQSPISNSQVVTPKRASGGFALLDSLLRHGVEYIFGYPGGAILPIYDDLYKVEATGAIKHILVRHEQGASHAADGYARATGKVGVCFGTSGPGATNLVTGIATAYMDSIPMIVVTGQVPRASIGTDAFQETDIYGITLPIVKHSYVVRDPKDMARIVAEAFHIASTGRPGPVLIDVPKDVALEQFDYLPVAPGAVKLPGYRPTVKGNPRQINAAIQLIRESRRPLLYVGGGAIAANAHEEVKKLAELFNIPVTTTLMGIGAFDEHHPLSLGMLGMHGTAYANFAVTDCDLLICVGARFDDRVTGKLDEFASHAKVIHIDIDPAEVGKNRVPEVPIVGDVKNVLTDLLRRCQSANAKATPNQNQEWLNLINRWREEYPLVVPHYPDSMSPQEVIVEIGRQAPHAFYTTDVGQHQMWAAQFLKNGPRRWISSAGLGTMGFGVPAAMGAKVAFPDDEVICISGDASFQMCLQELGTLAQYGINVKTVIMNNGWQGMVRQWQQAFYGERYSCSNMEVGMPDIELLAQAYGIKGMVIRNRDELPDAIATMLAHNGPVIVDAQVTRDENCYPMVAPGKNNAQMIGLPKQTPKAAVESVHCSNCGSKNPPNHNFCAECGTKL, encoded by the coding sequence GTGAGATCGCTCTCCCCCATCAGTCCCGCGCAATCTGAGAATCAAACCCAGTCCCCTATCTCTAACTCCCAAGTCGTTACGCCCAAACGTGCATCTGGTGGGTTTGCCCTACTGGATAGCCTACTGCGGCATGGTGTTGAATATATTTTTGGTTATCCCGGTGGAGCGATTCTGCCGATTTATGACGACCTATATAAAGTAGAAGCTACTGGTGCTATTAAGCATATTTTGGTAAGACACGAACAAGGCGCATCCCATGCTGCCGACGGCTACGCCCGGGCTACGGGTAAAGTAGGAGTTTGCTTTGGTACTTCAGGACCAGGAGCAACTAACTTGGTAACAGGTATCGCCACTGCCTACATGGACTCAATTCCGATGATTGTGGTGACGGGACAAGTGCCACGAGCATCAATTGGTACAGATGCGTTTCAGGAAACGGATATCTATGGCATTACCCTACCAATTGTCAAACACTCCTATGTAGTGCGTGACCCCAAAGACATGGCGCGAATTGTCGCCGAAGCATTCCACATCGCCAGCACAGGGCGTCCGGGACCAGTTTTGATTGATGTTCCCAAAGATGTGGCTTTAGAACAATTTGACTATCTGCCTGTAGCACCGGGTGCGGTGAAGTTACCTGGGTATCGTCCCACTGTGAAAGGGAATCCACGCCAAATTAATGCAGCAATCCAGTTAATTCGGGAAAGCCGCCGGCCGTTGTTGTATGTGGGTGGAGGTGCGATCGCTGCCAATGCACATGAAGAAGTAAAAAAACTGGCGGAGTTATTTAATATCCCCGTCACCACAACCTTGATGGGAATCGGTGCTTTTGACGAACATCATCCCCTGTCTTTGGGAATGTTGGGGATGCATGGCACCGCCTACGCTAACTTTGCCGTCACAGATTGTGATTTGCTAATTTGCGTCGGGGCCAGATTTGACGATCGCGTCACCGGCAAGTTAGATGAATTCGCCTCCCACGCCAAAGTAATTCACATCGACATCGATCCGGCAGAAGTTGGTAAAAACCGCGTTCCCGAAGTGCCCATCGTCGGTGATGTCAAGAACGTCTTGACTGACTTGTTACGTCGTTGTCAAAGTGCCAACGCCAAGGCTACACCTAACCAAAACCAAGAGTGGTTGAACCTAATTAACCGTTGGCGGGAAGAATATCCCCTAGTGGTGCCCCACTATCCCGACAGTATGTCACCCCAAGAGGTGATTGTGGAAATTGGTCGCCAAGCCCCCCATGCTTTCTACACCACCGATGTTGGTCAACATCAAATGTGGGCGGCACAATTCCTCAAGAATGGCCCCAGACGCTGGATTTCCAGTGCCGGATTGGGAACAATGGGTTTTGGGGTGCCGGCGGCTATGGGTGCAAAAGTGGCGTTTCCAGATGATGAAGTCATCTGTATCAGCGGCGATGCCAGTTTCCAAATGTGTTTACAGGAATTAGGAACACTAGCACAATATGGTATAAATGTCAAAACAGTCATTATGAACAATGGCTGGCAGGGGATGGTTCGCCAGTGGCAGCAAGCCTTCTACGGTGAACGTTACTCTTGTTCAAACATGGAAGTAGGGATGCCAGACATTGAATTGTTGGCTCAAGCTTATGGGATTAAGGGGATGGTGATTCGCAATCGGGATGAGTTGCCAGATGCGATCGCCACCATGTTGGCACACAATGGCCCAGTGATTGTGGATGCCCAAGTCACCAGAGATGAAAATTGCTATCCCATGGTAGCCCCCGGCAAGAATAACGCTCAAATGATCGGTTTGCCTAAGCAGACACCAAAAGCCGCAGTAGAATCA
- a CDS encoding MFS transporter — protein sequence MLENGPPELKEQPKFGASLFKWTEYFSSKEGEITPSMSTFILIWFGQVLSLVGSRTTSFALSIWVYQHTNSTTQFTLLILSTTLPAILISPIAGVFVDRWSRRWIMIISDFCAGLCTLTIAWLFVSDNLEVWNLCLISAISSGFSTFQGLAYSSATTLLVPREQLGRASSMTQIRLSIAEILSPALAAALLVTVEISGVVVIDLITLCFALVCLLVVKFPEVQTTEANREEVGLFSSFWQEVTFGWHYLIERPGLIGLVVFVAISNFLIGSDEALTTPMVLSFTSMESLGTISSIASSGMLVGSFIMSIWGGIERLINIIFISMFFLGLLYVLAGLRPEPILFTIAEFFIFFIIPIVNGAIQVIYQKKVAPEVQGKVFAFRTAVTQGFLPLSYLIAGPLADQVFEPLMAADGLGAASIGQIIGVGPGRGIGLMLIIMGLFSIVFTFIAYLYPRLRLLEDELPDTSPFSDQHSH from the coding sequence ATGTTAGAAAACGGCCCACCAGAGTTGAAAGAACAGCCCAAATTTGGAGCATCTTTATTTAAGTGGACTGAGTATTTCTCCAGTAAGGAAGGAGAGATAACTCCAAGCATGAGTACTTTTATCTTGATCTGGTTTGGTCAAGTGTTATCTTTAGTTGGCTCACGCACAACCAGTTTTGCTCTCAGTATTTGGGTTTACCAGCATACTAACTCAACTACCCAATTCACTCTCCTGATTCTATCAACGACCTTACCAGCGATTTTGATCTCTCCCATTGCTGGAGTGTTTGTCGATCGCTGGAGTCGTCGCTGGATTATGATTATTAGTGACTTCTGTGCTGGTCTGTGTACCCTAACTATTGCCTGGTTATTTGTTAGTGATAATTTAGAAGTCTGGAATCTGTGCCTAATTAGTGCTATTAGTTCTGGTTTCAGTACTTTTCAAGGGCTTGCCTATTCTTCAGCGACTACATTACTCGTACCTAGAGAACAACTTGGTCGTGCTAGTTCGATGACGCAGATTAGGTTGTCTATTGCGGAAATCCTCTCACCTGCGCTGGCCGCTGCACTGCTGGTAACTGTCGAAATTTCGGGAGTTGTTGTCATTGATTTGATAACTTTGTGCTTTGCTCTGGTGTGTTTGCTAGTGGTTAAATTCCCTGAAGTTCAGACCACAGAAGCTAATCGAGAGGAGGTTGGGTTGTTCTCTTCATTCTGGCAAGAAGTGACCTTTGGATGGCATTATTTGATCGAGCGCCCTGGACTTATTGGCTTAGTAGTTTTTGTTGCTATCAGCAACTTTCTCATTGGTAGTGATGAAGCTCTAACCACACCTATGGTACTTTCCTTCACCTCAATGGAATCTTTGGGGACAATCTCTTCTATTGCTAGTTCTGGAATGTTAGTCGGCAGTTTCATTATGAGCATTTGGGGGGGAATAGAGCGCCTGATCAATATTATATTTATCTCGATGTTTTTTTTGGGTTTATTATATGTGTTAGCGGGCTTGCGCCCTGAGCCAATTCTGTTTACGATCGCTGAGTTCTTTATATTTTTTATAATCCCAATCGTTAATGGTGCAATCCAAGTAATTTACCAAAAGAAAGTTGCTCCAGAAGTACAAGGAAAGGTCTTTGCATTCCGCACTGCGGTTACTCAGGGTTTTCTGCCGCTTTCTTATCTGATTGCAGGGCCACTAGCTGACCAAGTTTTTGAACCGTTGATGGCGGCTGATGGGTTGGGAGCAGCCAGTATTGGACAAATTATTGGTGTTGGGCCTGGTCGCGGTATTGGTTTGATGCTGATCATCATGGGCCTATTTAGCATCGTTTTCACTTTCATTGCCTACTTGTATCCCCGTCTGCGTCTGCTGGAAGATGAGTTACCGGATACAAGTCCTTTCTCGGATCAACATTCCCATTAA